A section of the Pochonia chlamydosporia 170 chromosome 2, whole genome shotgun sequence genome encodes:
- a CDS encoding solid-state culture specific protein (similar to Trichophyton verrucosum HKI 0517 XP_003023707.1), protein MRKGRAIFVGCCKQKFNDEGQWAGGSISYAKQAEMRKLYSGSMEKAALFLHRKGYYGPAGIDILTSPSGEQYIIDLNVQITGTFNLGLVAGHFTKRGMNRAMVEAAYFSCSRVKFKEIFAREMREGRIIITAWTYNERLELSFGVFIIGGSTSGEIKWQLMQV, encoded by the coding sequence ATGCGGAAAGGTCGTGCAATTTTTGTTGGTTGCTGCAAGCAGAAGTTCAATGACGAGGGACAGTGGGCTGGTGGTTCTATATCGTACGCGAAACAGGCTGAGATGCGCAAGTTATATTCAGGATCCATGGAAAAGGCTGCCCTTTTTCTGCATCGGAAGGGATATTATGGGCCAGCGGGTATAGACATACTCACAAGCCCATCGGGAGAGCAGTACATCATTGACCTCAACGTTCAAATCACGGGAACGTTTAATCTCGGACTGGTCGCAGGACACTTCACTAAACGTGGCATGAATAGAGCCATGGTGGAGGCTGCGTACTTTTCCTGTTCGAGGGTGAAGTTTAAGGAGATCTTTGCACGTGAAATGCGCGAGGgacgcatcatcatcacggCCTGGACTTATAACGAGCGCCTGGAGCTGAGCTTTGGAGTCTTTATCATCGGAGGGAGCACCTCGGGCGAAATCAAGTGGCAGCTTATGCAGGTTTAG